A genomic stretch from Sporocytophaga myxococcoides includes:
- a CDS encoding peptidase U32 family protein has product MKKKVEILAPAKNLYQGMAAINAGADAVYIGAPQFGARSNATNPVEDIAQLVEYAHLFKAKVYVVLNTILYDNELETCRELIYELYAIGVDALIVQDMAILEMDLPPIVIHASTQANNRDPKHVKFLADAGIKQVVLARELNLDQIREIRNATDVDLEFFVSGALCVSFSGNCYMSVANGERSANRGSCAQNCRLPYRLFDGKGETLIENSHLLSIKDLDLSDQLPNLIEAGITSFKIEGRLKDIVYVKNNVSYLRQKLDAFLENNDKFEKASSGRTFYNFVPEMDRSFNRGYTDYFLNHRKERIGSWETPKSQGQQIGKLVEVRGKGYIIENSDLLNNGDGLYFVNEQGEADGAQVNVILNNVVIPNTFKPIKEGTMIYRNSDAEFNKIVEREDSAVRKIGVKMTFTETGDGFQLTVEDEDGHTSSATIKAAKEISKSGESISGIKKNLAKAGSTPFIVDEINIELSDNWFLPTSKINDIRRTVLDELIDVRIKGYHREEFQMTKTDHPYPVAQLDFTYNVSNKMARAFYHRHGVTDIEKAFELQWDPGKSRVMVTKYCVKYELGKCWKYNKDTMGEKLSEPLVLKHGEVEYKLKFNCKPCEMEIWEKDAEFEIEEY; this is encoded by the coding sequence ATGAAAAAGAAAGTTGAAATTCTGGCTCCTGCTAAGAATTTATATCAGGGCATGGCCGCCATAAATGCCGGCGCTGATGCCGTTTATATTGGTGCGCCTCAGTTTGGCGCAAGAAGCAATGCAACCAATCCGGTAGAAGATATAGCACAACTGGTTGAATATGCCCATCTTTTCAAGGCAAAAGTTTATGTGGTACTCAATACCATTTTGTATGACAACGAATTGGAAACCTGTCGCGAGCTGATTTACGAACTATATGCTATTGGTGTAGATGCTTTGATCGTTCAGGATATGGCTATTTTGGAAATGGACCTGCCTCCGATTGTCATTCATGCCAGCACACAGGCTAATAACAGAGATCCAAAACATGTTAAATTTCTTGCAGATGCAGGGATTAAACAGGTTGTACTAGCCAGGGAATTAAATCTGGACCAGATCAGGGAGATACGAAATGCTACGGATGTAGACCTCGAATTTTTCGTATCTGGTGCACTATGCGTTTCTTTTAGTGGTAACTGCTATATGAGCGTTGCCAATGGTGAACGTAGCGCTAATCGTGGTTCGTGTGCACAAAACTGCAGGCTGCCTTACAGACTTTTCGATGGTAAAGGTGAAACGCTGATAGAGAATAGTCATTTATTGTCAATAAAAGATCTTGACCTGAGTGATCAACTTCCAAACCTGATTGAGGCTGGTATTACTTCATTTAAGATCGAAGGCCGTCTGAAGGACATTGTCTATGTCAAAAACAATGTGTCTTACTTGAGGCAAAAGCTTGATGCCTTTCTCGAAAATAATGACAAGTTTGAGAAAGCTTCATCAGGAAGAACGTTTTACAATTTCGTACCGGAAATGGACAGAAGCTTCAACAGGGGTTATACAGACTATTTCCTTAATCACAGAAAAGAAAGAATCGGTTCCTGGGAAACTCCCAAATCACAAGGTCAACAGATAGGTAAACTGGTTGAGGTAAGAGGAAAGGGTTATATCATCGAGAATTCAGATCTTTTGAACAACGGAGATGGACTTTACTTTGTAAATGAACAAGGAGAAGCAGACGGGGCTCAGGTTAATGTGATTTTGAATAATGTTGTCATACCTAATACCTTCAAGCCTATCAAAGAAGGTACGATGATTTACAGGAACTCTGATGCTGAATTCAATAAAATAGTAGAGCGGGAAGACAGCGCTGTCCGTAAGATCGGAGTTAAGATGACATTTACTGAAACAGGCGATGGATTCCAATTGACTGTAGAAGATGAAGACGGACACACGAGCAGTGCGACTATTAAGGCTGCCAAGGAAATCAGTAAAAGCGGAGAATCGATTTCAGGCATTAAGAAGAACCTTGCGAAAGCAGGTAGCACTCCCTTTATTGTTGATGAAATAAATATTGAATTATCTGACAACTGGTTTCTGCCAACCTCTAAAATCAATGATATCAGAAGAACAGTATTAGACGAATTGATAGATGTGCGCATTAAAGGATATCATCGCGAAGAGTTCCAGATGACTAAAACGGACCACCCCTACCCTGTTGCTCAACTTGATTTTACTTACAATGTATCCAATAAAATGGCAAGAGCTTTTTATCACAGGCATGGAGTAACAGATATTGAAAAAGCTTTTGAACTGCAATGGGATCCTGGTAAGTCTCGTGTGATGGTTACTAAATATTGTGTGAAATACGAACTAGGAAAATGCTGGAAATACAACAAAGATACAATGGGAGAAAAACTCTCTGAACCACTTGTATTGAAGCACGGTGAAGTAGAATATAAACTTAAATTCAACTGTAAGCCTTGTGAGATGGAGATCTGGGAAAAAGATGCTGAGTTTGAAATTGAAGAGTATTAA
- the surE gene encoding 5'/3'-nucleotidase SurE, with translation MVKGKKTAPKKKPLILVSNDDGISFYGIRLLVDIMKELGEVVVVAPSGPQSGMGHAITIGNTLRLEETNIFKGVKAFECSGTPADCVKLAKDFVLKGRKPDLVVSGINHGSNSSISVLYSGTMSAAMEAAIEGMPSIGFSLCDYSPNAEMEHGRKFIKQIAKQVLEKGMPKGIALNVNIPAKSKGKIKGIKVCRQARARWQEKFEERRDPRGRRYFWMDGNFVSLDNGHDTDEWALDNNYISVVPCSFDMTAHETLAELNASFSKMKKA, from the coding sequence ATGGTGAAGGGAAAGAAAACAGCACCGAAAAAAAAGCCTCTGATATTAGTGTCAAACGATGATGGAATTTCTTTCTATGGAATAAGATTGCTGGTAGACATTATGAAGGAGTTAGGTGAAGTAGTTGTCGTTGCGCCAAGCGGTCCGCAGTCAGGAATGGGGCATGCTATTACTATTGGTAATACACTTCGTCTGGAAGAAACAAATATATTTAAAGGTGTAAAAGCTTTCGAGTGCTCCGGTACGCCGGCAGATTGTGTAAAGCTTGCTAAAGACTTTGTCCTTAAAGGAAGAAAACCTGATCTGGTTGTAAGCGGAATCAATCATGGTAGTAATTCTTCAATCAGTGTTCTTTATTCGGGAACAATGTCTGCTGCAATGGAAGCGGCTATTGAAGGAATGCCTTCCATTGGTTTTTCTTTATGCGACTATTCTCCGAATGCTGAAATGGAACACGGAAGAAAATTTATTAAGCAGATCGCAAAACAAGTCCTTGAAAAAGGAATGCCGAAAGGTATTGCGCTTAACGTTAACATTCCAGCCAAATCAAAAGGGAAGATCAAAGGTATAAAAGTCTGCAGGCAGGCCAGAGCCAGATGGCAGGAGAAATTTGAAGAGCGTAGAGACCCGAGAGGCAGAAGATATTTCTGGATGGATGGCAACTTTGTAAGCCTTGATAATGGACATGATACAGATGAGTGGGCATTGGATAATAATTATATATCTGTAGTGCCATGTTCTTTTGATATGACTGCTCATGAGACTTTGGCTGAGTTGAATGCGAGCTTTAGTAAGATGAAAAAAGCTTAA
- a CDS encoding bifunctional 3,4-dihydroxy-2-butanone-4-phosphate synthase/GTP cyclohydrolase II: MSEKLDTIEEALAEIKKGNVIIVVDDEDRENEGDFICAAECITPEIVNFMATHGRGLICAPLIEDRCEELGLDLMVGRNTAQHHTPFTVSVDLLGHGCTTGISASDRAKTIKALVDPAIKPEELGRPGHIFPLKAKTGGVLRRAGHTEAAIDFARLAGFQPAGVLVEIMNEDGTMARLPDLRKVAEKFKLKLVSIKDLIAYRLKNESLIKSEIGVKMPTEFGDFELLAFRQTNTEDLHLALVKGTWKEDEPVLVRVHSSCVTGDIFGSCRCDCGPQLHKAMEMVEKEGKGLVLYMNQEGRGIGLLNKLKAYKLQEQGRDTVEANLELGFKMDERDYGVGAQIIRELGITKLKLITNNPVKRAGLIGYGLEIVDVVPLEINPNAYNEQYLMTKRDKMGHNILNPKKK; this comes from the coding sequence ATGTCAGAAAAATTAGACACAATAGAAGAAGCACTCGCTGAGATAAAAAAGGGTAATGTAATCATCGTTGTCGACGATGAAGACAGAGAAAATGAGGGAGATTTTATCTGTGCAGCGGAATGCATAACGCCTGAGATTGTTAATTTCATGGCTACTCATGGAAGAGGCCTGATCTGTGCTCCTTTAATAGAAGATCGTTGCGAGGAACTTGGCCTGGATTTAATGGTAGGCAGGAATACTGCACAGCATCATACTCCTTTTACTGTTTCTGTTGACCTGTTAGGGCATGGATGTACTACAGGTATTTCTGCAAGTGACAGGGCTAAAACCATTAAAGCACTTGTGGATCCTGCTATAAAACCTGAAGAACTGGGAAGGCCTGGACATATTTTTCCTCTGAAAGCTAAAACAGGCGGTGTTTTAAGAAGAGCAGGACATACAGAAGCTGCCATAGATTTTGCAAGACTTGCAGGTTTTCAGCCTGCTGGGGTGTTAGTGGAAATCATGAATGAAGACGGCACCATGGCAAGGCTTCCGGATCTTAGAAAGGTTGCTGAAAAATTTAAGCTGAAGCTAGTCTCCATTAAAGATCTGATCGCTTACAGACTTAAAAATGAATCTTTGATAAAAAGTGAGATCGGTGTAAAAATGCCAACAGAGTTTGGTGACTTTGAATTACTCGCTTTTCGTCAGACCAATACTGAAGATCTACATCTGGCTCTTGTAAAAGGGACCTGGAAAGAAGATGAACCGGTACTTGTAAGAGTACACAGTTCCTGTGTAACGGGTGATATCTTCGGCTCTTGTCGTTGCGACTGTGGCCCTCAGCTGCATAAAGCAATGGAAATGGTAGAGAAGGAGGGTAAAGGTCTTGTACTTTACATGAACCAGGAAGGACGTGGTATCGGACTCCTTAATAAACTTAAAGCATACAAACTTCAGGAGCAGGGGAGGGATACCGTAGAAGCCAATCTTGAGCTGGGATTCAAGATGGATGAGAGAGACTATGGAGTTGGTGCACAGATTATAAGAGAACTGGGAATTACCAAGCTTAAGCTTATTACCAATAACCCGGTGAAAAGAGCCGGCCTGATAGGTTACGGTCTTGAAATCGTTGATGTAGTTCCTTTGGAAATCAATCCAAATGCTTATAATGAGCAATATCTTATGACGAAAAGAGATAAAATGGGACACAATATTCTTAATCCGAAAAAGAAATAA
- a CDS encoding glycosyltransferase, whose protein sequence is MKILVALSRFPYPIDKGDKLRAFYQIQGLSKYHEVHLVCIADKTPSPAEYNEVKQYCKSIEVIETGKLKRFINLGLGLFNNLPFQVNYFKSSRMKRTIEKVLKRHSIDMCYVQLVRLVGNIPFSLNTKYYLDYMDALSEGMYKRINLSRWYEKPVVKLEAKRLRDFEAKAFFFFNGYSIITESDATAFPLDIKKRMDIIPNGISSGFFNFRSFPKDKSYDIIFTGNMGYHPNVQASKYLVNRIMPLLNKQNVKICLSGTSPSIEVQNLESENVIVTGFVHDIRDYLAKAKIFVAPLFSGSGLQNKLLEAMAMGIPTITTSLANSALGARPGQEIMVCDDEESFVKAIHQLLSDPEFAREIGAKGRLYIQKNFNWEVSNDLLEKAFRKILN, encoded by the coding sequence ATGAAAATACTAGTCGCGCTGTCCAGGTTTCCTTATCCGATTGACAAAGGAGATAAACTGAGAGCCTTCTATCAGATTCAGGGACTGAGCAAATATCACGAGGTTCACCTGGTTTGCATCGCCGATAAAACTCCGTCTCCAGCTGAATATAATGAAGTAAAACAATATTGTAAAAGTATTGAAGTCATTGAGACTGGAAAGTTAAAGCGCTTCATCAATCTTGGCTTGGGGCTTTTTAATAATCTACCTTTTCAGGTAAATTATTTTAAGTCATCAAGAATGAAAAGAACCATTGAAAAGGTGCTTAAGAGACACTCAATTGATATGTGCTATGTACAATTGGTGAGGCTGGTTGGAAATATCCCTTTCAGTCTTAATACAAAGTATTATCTCGATTATATGGATGCTTTATCTGAAGGCATGTATAAGCGTATAAACTTGTCCAGATGGTATGAAAAACCAGTGGTAAAACTTGAAGCAAAAAGATTGAGGGATTTTGAAGCAAAAGCCTTTTTTTTCTTTAATGGGTATTCAATCATTACAGAGTCAGATGCTACGGCTTTCCCTTTAGATATAAAAAAAAGGATGGATATTATTCCTAATGGTATTTCCAGTGGATTTTTTAACTTCCGGTCTTTTCCTAAAGATAAGAGCTATGATATCATATTTACAGGTAATATGGGTTATCATCCTAATGTTCAAGCATCAAAGTATTTGGTCAATCGGATCATGCCCTTATTGAACAAACAAAATGTAAAAATTTGTTTATCGGGAACCAGCCCATCTATTGAAGTGCAAAACCTTGAAAGCGAAAATGTGATTGTTACAGGTTTTGTACATGATATCAGAGACTATCTGGCCAAAGCTAAAATCTTCGTAGCTCCTTTGTTTTCCGGATCTGGGTTACAAAATAAATTGCTGGAAGCTATGGCAATGGGTATTCCGACCATTACTACTTCTTTGGCTAATTCTGCTTTGGGAGCAAGACCGGGACAGGAAATTATGGTTTGTGACGATGAAGAGTCTTTCGTGAAAGCAATCCACCAGTTACTTTCTGATCCTGAGTTTGCAAGAGAAATTGGCGCCAAAGGAAGGCTGTATATTCAGAAAAACTTTAACTGGGAAGTAAGTAATGACCTGCTTGAAAAAGCATTTAGAAAAATATTAAATTAA
- a CDS encoding glycosyltransferase family 4 protein: MKILYISPRVPYPPTDGGAIGIYNIVTGAARAGQEVYLLSINTPKHFQEGPVVPGLAYQQTVFVNTNFNLFKALNNLLRKEIPYIAERFISDDFSKALEELLKKNKFDIIQFEGTYVAWYIDVVRKFSNCPLVIRAHNVEYVIWDRMAENTMNPVKKFLYSSFGKRLKKFETYYYNKFDGIASITDDDTDRLRGMGIIKPSIKAVPFGVNIEKFLHRVEVPKKPFTIFMLGSLDWMPNQEAVFWFLKTIWPEVQKEIPQLELHIAGKNAPKKFYELNLPNVTMHGFVEDSLKFMQQYDLMAVPLLSGGGMRVKIIEGMAAHKAIISSKVGAEGIMCEDGVNILMADSKEEWIQKIKLYFSDQERFSSIGRNAGRLIESTYSNQIVTRSYIDFYKQLIIKRKA, from the coding sequence TTGAAAATTTTATACATCAGTCCCAGAGTTCCATATCCGCCTACAGATGGAGGAGCTATTGGGATATATAATATTGTAACCGGGGCTGCAAGAGCAGGGCAGGAAGTTTATTTATTGTCTATAAATACTCCTAAACATTTTCAGGAAGGACCTGTTGTGCCTGGGCTTGCATATCAGCAGACCGTATTCGTAAATACAAATTTTAATTTATTCAAAGCTTTAAATAATCTTTTAAGGAAAGAAATTCCCTATATAGCGGAAAGATTTATTTCGGATGATTTCTCCAAAGCACTTGAAGAGCTTCTGAAAAAAAATAAATTTGATATTATTCAATTCGAAGGAACTTATGTAGCATGGTATATAGATGTTGTTAGAAAGTTCAGTAATTGTCCTTTAGTTATTCGTGCCCATAATGTGGAGTATGTAATATGGGATAGAATGGCGGAGAATACGATGAATCCAGTCAAAAAATTCCTTTATAGTTCATTTGGAAAAAGGTTAAAGAAATTCGAAACCTATTATTACAATAAATTTGACGGAATAGCTTCTATTACAGATGATGATACAGACAGGCTAAGGGGGATGGGCATTATTAAACCTTCCATAAAAGCGGTTCCATTTGGTGTCAATATTGAAAAGTTTCTTCATCGTGTAGAGGTGCCTAAAAAGCCTTTTACAATTTTTATGTTAGGTTCTCTAGACTGGATGCCAAATCAGGAAGCTGTTTTTTGGTTTCTTAAAACAATCTGGCCTGAAGTACAAAAAGAAATTCCTCAGCTTGAACTTCACATTGCAGGCAAAAATGCTCCCAAGAAGTTTTATGAGCTGAATTTGCCTAATGTGACCATGCATGGATTTGTAGAGGATTCTCTGAAGTTTATGCAGCAGTATGATCTAATGGCTGTTCCTCTCTTATCTGGAGGTGGAATGAGAGTGAAGATTATTGAAGGAATGGCAGCACATAAGGCTATTATCTCATCCAAAGTAGGAGCAGAAGGAATAATGTGTGAAGATGGAGTAAATATACTTATGGCAGATAGTAAGGAAGAATGGATACAGAAAATCAAATTATATTTCTCTGACCAGGAAAGATTCTCATCAATTGGCAGAAATGCCGGGCGTCTTATTGAATCTACTTATTCAAATCAAATCGTTACAAGGAGTTATATTGATTTTTATAAACAACTTATTATAAAGAGAAAGGCATGA
- a CDS encoding glycosyltransferase family 9 protein: MSEFLNSIEVKTDCLYFKGDIPCKPNKEFGYHCQGCPSYKKIEYKILIIKLGAIGDVIRTTPILRKLRKEYNNAKISWLTLSPDILPKSSVEEILNFELKNILYIENTHFDVLINLDKDKEACALASKISAGKKMGYILKNGVPFPVSSLANHKYLTGIFDDVSKANKKSYVEEIFEILDWKFENEEYLFDDHEDKGFVWNLDKNKKYIGLNTGCGDRWTSRLWPNEQWLDLIKILKENGFEPVLLGGAQENEKNKMLSEKSGALYFGYFPLPQFVNLMNQMELIVTQVTMAMHIAVGLKKTLVLMNNIFNPHEFYLYNRGQIVSPPKECECFYRGVCVHGTSCMAQLSSETVFKAIVSSLEKS; this comes from the coding sequence ATGTCGGAATTTTTAAATTCGATTGAAGTAAAAACGGATTGTCTCTATTTTAAAGGAGATATTCCCTGCAAACCTAATAAAGAATTTGGGTACCACTGCCAAGGTTGTCCTTCCTACAAAAAAATCGAATACAAAATACTTATAATAAAGTTGGGGGCAATTGGAGATGTAATAAGAACTACCCCTATCCTCAGAAAGCTTAGAAAAGAATATAATAATGCGAAAATATCCTGGCTAACACTTTCTCCGGATATTCTTCCTAAAAGTTCTGTAGAGGAGATCCTTAATTTTGAATTAAAGAATATCCTTTACATTGAAAATACACATTTTGATGTATTGATAAATCTGGATAAAGATAAAGAGGCCTGTGCACTTGCTTCAAAAATCTCCGCTGGGAAAAAAATGGGATACATTTTGAAAAACGGAGTGCCGTTTCCTGTTTCATCTCTGGCTAATCATAAGTATCTCACTGGAATTTTTGATGATGTAAGCAAAGCAAATAAGAAATCTTATGTTGAGGAAATCTTTGAAATCCTTGACTGGAAATTTGAAAATGAAGAATATTTATTTGATGATCATGAAGATAAAGGTTTTGTCTGGAACCTTGATAAAAATAAAAAATACATTGGTTTAAATACAGGCTGTGGAGATCGGTGGACCAGCAGGTTATGGCCAAATGAGCAGTGGCTGGACCTAATAAAGATTCTTAAAGAAAATGGCTTTGAGCCAGTGCTTTTGGGAGGCGCACAAGAGAACGAGAAAAACAAGATGTTATCTGAAAAATCCGGAGCTCTGTATTTTGGATATTTTCCATTACCTCAATTTGTAAATCTGATGAATCAGATGGAGTTAATTGTTACACAGGTGACCATGGCGATGCATATCGCAGTCGGGTTAAAGAAAACACTTGTGTTGATGAATAATATTTTTAATCCACATGAATTTTATCTCTATAACCGAGGCCAGATAGTATCACCTCCAAAAGAATGCGAGTGTTTCTACAGAGGGGTTTGTGTGCATGGTACATCTTGTATGGCACAGCTTTCATCAGAAACAGTTTTTAAAGCAATAGTGAGTAGTTTAGAAAAAAGTTAA
- the dnaG gene encoding DNA primase — MAVSKEILDKINESIDIVEVIGDFVTLKKKGHYYSACCPFHNEKTPSFAVTPAKGIYKCFGCGKAGDAIRFVMDIEGLSYIEAMRYLAKKYGIDIPEGSTKDVDFHKQNERESLLIVLQYAKNYFQKILQEHDKGQSIGYSYFKERGFSDSTIKKFDLGYSLEEWEGLFKQAVKEGFSIEMLEKAGLVVRKENANDKNSVRHYDRFRARVIFPIHNVTGKVIAFGARILKTDKNQPKYLNSPETEVYHKSKILYGIYQAKQSIRQEDNCFLVEGYTDVISLHQAGIENVVASSGTSLTEDQVRLISRYTINITILYDGDIAGIKASMRGIDMILEQGMNVNVVTFPDSEDPDSFVRKLGGEEFKKYIKASKKDFISFKTALFLKETEGDPVKKAGVIREIVESISKIPDAIKRAVFFKQCSALMEIEEQTLISEYNKIVLKKNQEKKHEEIPPPDLPPDFFNPDYEPIREEKKPEMSAIEAHEREILRLIVNYAPVKLEESKRLYEYVLEQVEDIDFHTDIYRRMLEMIKSEHDMGNLPDKGFFIQHNDEKIRNEAVDMLVTKYDYSPNWEQKFKIYITKEEDNLAEIIYSCVLKLKKLNVMFLLEQNKEQLKNNPSEEEQIRLMMIYTNLKKVDMELAKMLGNVISK, encoded by the coding sequence ATGGCAGTTTCAAAGGAGATCCTCGACAAGATTAATGAAAGCATTGATATCGTAGAAGTCATTGGGGATTTTGTAACACTCAAGAAAAAAGGTCATTACTACAGTGCCTGTTGCCCTTTTCATAATGAAAAAACACCCTCATTTGCAGTAACTCCGGCAAAAGGCATTTACAAATGTTTTGGTTGTGGCAAAGCCGGAGATGCTATCCGTTTTGTGATGGATATTGAAGGTTTGAGCTATATTGAGGCAATGAGATATCTTGCTAAGAAATATGGCATAGATATACCGGAAGGATCCACCAAAGATGTTGACTTTCATAAGCAAAATGAAAGGGAAAGTCTCCTGATCGTCCTGCAATATGCAAAGAATTATTTTCAGAAGATATTACAGGAACATGATAAAGGACAATCTATTGGTTACAGCTATTTCAAAGAAAGAGGTTTTTCAGACTCTACTATTAAGAAGTTTGATCTTGGCTATAGTCTTGAGGAATGGGAAGGGCTTTTTAAACAAGCTGTAAAAGAAGGTTTTTCTATTGAAATGCTGGAGAAAGCCGGATTGGTTGTGCGGAAGGAAAATGCGAATGATAAAAATTCTGTAAGACACTACGACAGATTCAGGGCAAGGGTAATTTTTCCAATTCACAATGTGACAGGAAAGGTAATTGCATTCGGTGCCAGGATTCTGAAAACAGATAAAAATCAGCCTAAATACCTGAACTCTCCTGAAACTGAAGTTTATCATAAAAGTAAAATACTTTACGGAATCTATCAGGCTAAACAGTCTATTCGTCAGGAAGATAACTGTTTTCTTGTCGAAGGTTATACAGACGTAATAAGTTTGCACCAGGCAGGAATTGAAAACGTGGTAGCTTCTTCAGGTACTTCACTGACAGAGGATCAGGTGCGACTGATAAGCCGGTATACCATTAATATTACCATACTTTATGACGGAGATATTGCTGGTATAAAAGCATCCATGCGTGGTATCGACATGATATTGGAGCAAGGGATGAATGTGAATGTGGTGACCTTCCCCGATAGTGAAGATCCAGACAGCTTTGTCAGAAAACTAGGAGGTGAAGAATTTAAGAAGTATATAAAGGCTTCCAAAAAAGATTTTATTAGTTTTAAAACAGCTCTATTTTTAAAAGAAACGGAAGGTGATCCTGTTAAAAAAGCAGGAGTGATCAGAGAGATTGTAGAAAGTATTTCTAAAATCCCTGATGCTATTAAAAGAGCTGTTTTTTTCAAACAATGCAGCGCCCTCATGGAAATAGAGGAGCAAACCCTCATTTCCGAATATAATAAGATTGTCCTTAAAAAGAATCAGGAAAAGAAGCACGAAGAAATTCCTCCTCCTGACTTGCCACCAGATTTTTTCAATCCTGATTATGAGCCTATCAGGGAAGAGAAAAAACCTGAAATGAGTGCTATTGAGGCACACGAGAGGGAAATATTAAGGCTTATTGTAAATTATGCCCCTGTAAAGCTGGAAGAATCGAAAAGATTATATGAGTATGTACTGGAGCAGGTGGAAGATATTGATTTTCATACTGATATATACAGGAGGATGCTCGAAATGATCAAGTCAGAGCATGATATGGGCAATTTACCTGACAAAGGCTTTTTTATTCAGCATAATGATGAAAAAATCAGAAATGAGGCTGTGGATATGCTGGTTACCAAATATGACTATAGCCCAAACTGGGAACAAAAGTTTAAGATCTATATTACCAAAGAAGAAGATAATTTAGCGGAAATAATATATTCCTGTGTTTTAAAGCTTAAAAAGCTAAATGTAATGTTCCTGTTGGAGCAAAATAAGGAACAACTGAAAAATAATCCTTCGGAAGAGGAACAGATAAGGCTTATGATGATCTATACAAATCTAAAAAAGGTTGATATGGAACTGGCTAAGATGCTAGGAAACGTAATCTCCAAATAA
- a CDS encoding c-type cytochrome translates to MKKLFRALLFIFSGVFILLIGALTYMKVALPNVGPAPEMKVDMSQERIERGKYLANHVSVCMDCHSGRDWNKFAGPMIEGTLGGGGEEFSQIFGFPGAFYAHNISPIGLGDWTDGEIFRAITSGVSKNGTALFPVMPHPAYGKMDEEDIKCIIAYLRTLKPVGKQAPKSKADFPMNFIINTIPQKPDFQKVPDTTDQIAYGKYIYTAAACTDCHTKQDNGSKIKGMEDAGGFEFPLPYGGTVRSANITPDKETGIGNWTEEQFVKRFKAYSDSAARNMNVQEGRFNTTMPWTMYAGMKEGDLKALYAYLKTIPPVKNNVVLFSPKE, encoded by the coding sequence ATGAAAAAACTTTTTAGAGCACTCTTATTCATCTTTTCAGGCGTTTTTATTTTGCTTATCGGTGCTCTTACTTATATGAAAGTCGCTTTGCCAAATGTTGGCCCCGCTCCGGAAATGAAAGTCGATATGAGTCAGGAAAGAATTGAAAGGGGGAAATACCTTGCTAATCATGTATCTGTTTGCATGGATTGCCATTCGGGAAGAGACTGGAATAAATTTGCAGGTCCGATGATAGAAGGAACACTTGGCGGCGGAGGGGAAGAATTCAGTCAGATATTCGGATTCCCAGGTGCATTTTATGCACATAATATTTCACCAATCGGACTTGGCGACTGGACAGACGGAGAAATTTTCAGAGCAATTACAAGTGGAGTTTCCAAAAACGGAACAGCCTTATTCCCTGTGATGCCACACCCTGCCTATGGTAAAATGGATGAAGAAGATATCAAATGTATCATCGCTTATCTCAGAACATTAAAGCCTGTAGGCAAACAGGCTCCGAAGTCTAAAGCTGATTTCCCTATGAATTTCATTATCAATACCATCCCTCAAAAGCCTGATTTTCAAAAAGTTCCCGACACCACAGATCAAATAGCCTACGGAAAGTATATCTATACTGCAGCCGCCTGCACGGATTGCCATACCAAACAAGACAATGGAAGCAAAATCAAAGGCATGGAAGATGCCGGAGGATTTGAATTTCCCCTTCCTTATGGCGGTACTGTCAGATCTGCAAATATTACTCCTGATAAAGAGACGGGTATAGGTAACTGGACTGAAGAGCAGTTTGTAAAAAGATTTAAGGCTTATTCGGACTCAGCAGCAAGGAATATGAATGTTCAGGAAGGGCGTTTCAATACGACAATGCCATGGACGATGTATGCAGGAATGAAAGAAGGAGACCTTAAAGCTCTTTATGCCTACCTTAAAACTATTCCTCCCGTAAAAAATAATGTAGTATTATTTTCACCAAAAGAATAA